The proteins below come from a single Vidua chalybeata isolate OUT-0048 chromosome 1, bVidCha1 merged haplotype, whole genome shotgun sequence genomic window:
- the KIAA1143 gene encoding uncharacterized protein KIAA1143 homolog isoform X1: MSKRNQVSYVRPAEPAFLSRFKRRVGYREGPTVDTKREQLPLADDDSDNGSDKEDEQPQVVTLKKGDLTAEEAMKIKQQIKEALKSKESDDEPEPADGKIMFRKPAKRSSEKCLDFNVSSSKKMKEANKTKREANTSQSTAKQVKNSSLLSFDDEENDD; this comes from the exons ATGAGCAAGAGGAACCAGGTCTCCTACGTGCGGCCGGCCGAGCCCGCCTTCCTCAGCCGCTTCAAGCGGCGGGTCGGGTATCGGGAGGGCCCCACGGTGGACACCAAG AGAGAGCAGCTTCCACTTGCCGATGATGAcagtgacaatggcagtgacaaGGAAGATGAGCAGCCTCAAGTGGTGACACTGAAAAAAGGGGACTTGACTGCAGAAGAAgcaatgaaaattaaacagCAAATCAAAGAGGCCTTAAAGTCAAAAGAATCAG ATGATGAACCAGAACCTGCTGATGGAAAAATTATGTTCAGGAAACCAGCCAAGCGTTCGTCAGAGAAGTGTTTGGACTTCAATGTAAGTTCAAGTAAGAAGatgaaagaagcaaataaaactAAGAGGGAAGCAAATACCTCTCAGAGTACAGCTAAGCAAGTAAAAAATAGCAGTCTTCTCTCATTTGATGATGAGGAAAATGATGATTAG
- the KIAA1143 gene encoding uncharacterized protein KIAA1143 homolog isoform X3, producing MSKRNQVSYVRPAEPAFLSRFKRRVGYREGPTVDTKREQLPLADDDSDNGSDKEDEQPQVVTLKKGDLTAEEAMKIKQQIKEALKSKESDDEPEPADGKIMFRKPAKRSSEKCLDFNTFPKKLIVEWC from the exons ATGAGCAAGAGGAACCAGGTCTCCTACGTGCGGCCGGCCGAGCCCGCCTTCCTCAGCCGCTTCAAGCGGCGGGTCGGGTATCGGGAGGGCCCCACGGTGGACACCAAG AGAGAGCAGCTTCCACTTGCCGATGATGAcagtgacaatggcagtgacaaGGAAGATGAGCAGCCTCAAGTGGTGACACTGAAAAAAGGGGACTTGACTGCAGAAGAAgcaatgaaaattaaacagCAAATCAAAGAGGCCTTAAAGTCAAAAGAATCAG ATGATGAACCAGAACCTGCTGATGGAAAAATTATGTTCAGGAAACCAGCCAAGCGTTCGTCAGAGAAGTGTTTGGACTTCAAT